The following proteins are encoded in a genomic region of Glycine soja cultivar W05 chromosome 17, ASM419377v2, whole genome shotgun sequence:
- the LOC114392165 gene encoding RNA-dependent RNA polymerase 2-like, translating to MGTTTTPLSHTVRVSNIPQSATAKDLLDFLESTLGSSTVFALEIFSDNPNWKSRGFGRVQFETLDARSRALSLSQLNQLLFNRHFLRLSETDSDIIFRPQHRLQNGVLYAGFMLSDHRMSVLESWEGIAGWVLPQRKRLDFWVWHNGDCYRLEFLFEDILESHGYCLGEDARLNALLLKMKFGPRIYKKKTGTDVAANFRGDRYRFLKEDFEFLWVRTTDFSPLKSIGHSTSFCWEIVEEHLASDVFTSFPLYKENLRDLALEDREELCSLTEAVPLVKHATQSKLPYEAVFQLNSLVHTQKISLASVDDELIDLLADLDEETRAVVFQKLHKMSFTCYEPLKFVKTQLHVLSNKKKGLLQSPQNRLTDSNIMSCHRALITPTKIYCLGPELETSNHVVKHFASLASDFMRITFVEENWNKLPTNAVSTGVQKGIFSKPLKTEIYKRILTILRDGIVIGSKRFEFLAFSASQLRSNSVWLFASNDNLKAADIREWMGCFNNIRSVSKCAARMGQLFSSSMQTFEVASEDVEMIPDIEVTSDGVSYCFSDGIGKISQCFARQVAQKLNLDHTPSAFQIRYGGFKGVIAIDRHSFRKLSLRSSMLKFESNNRMLCVTKWSESMPCFLNREIISLLTTLGVKDEVLLAMQQDQLDLLGRMLTDSKAALDVLESLNGADSKSILVKMLHEFNEPNSEPYLSMMLKAYYAYQLSDLKSRCRIFVPKGRVLVGCLDETGLLNYGQVFVRITVAKTRENFGDENLRKVDGDDSTRIIVGKVVVTKNPCLHPGDIRVLDAIYSKELEENGLRDCLVFPQKGHRPHPNECSGGDLDGDLFFLSWDKDLIPCQTEAPMDYTGRRPRIMDHKVTLEEIQQFFVDYMINDTLGAISTAHLVHADREQDKAKSRKCLELAELHSMAVDFAKTGAPAAMPRVLKPREFPDFMERVDKPMYISKGVLGKLYHAIIESQMQIRYSFVWSEKHAEEAYDRSLEVNGFEAFLETASTHKEMYAEKMSSLMDFYGAETEDEMLLGNVQNRASYLQRDNRRYGDMKDRILLSVKNLQREAKEWFETSCQPREYKPMASAWYHVTYHRSHYCQESPCFLSFPWIVGDILLQIRSVNSFVNR from the exons GTTTGAGACCCTCGACGCCAGGTCCCGCGCCCTCTCGCTCTCCCAACTCAACCAGCTCCTCTTCAACCGCCACTTCCTCCGCCTCTCCGAAACCGACTCCGACATCATCTTCCGCCCCCAACACCGCCTCCAAAACGGCGTCCTCTACGCCGGCTTCATGCTATCCGACCACCGCATGAGCGTCCTCGAATCGTGGGAGGGCATTGCGGGGTGGGTCCTGCCCCAAAGGAAGAGACTTGACTTCTGGGTGTGGCATAATGGTGACTGTTACAGACTCGAGTTTTTGTTTGAGGATATTTTGGAGTCTCATGGCTATTGTTTGGGAGAAGATGCCAGACTCAATGCCCTTCTCTTGAAG atgAAATTTGGGCCAAGGATTTATAAGAAAAAGACAGGGACAGATGTGGCAGCCAATTTTAGGGGTGATAGATACCGTTTTCTGAAGGAGGATTTTGAATTTCTTTGGGTGCGGACTACTGACTTCTCGCCTCTCAAGTCAATTGGGCACTCTACTTCGTTTTGTTGGGAAATTGTGGAGGAACATTTAGCTTCGGATGTTTTTACAAGTTTCCCACTCTACAAGGAAAATTTGAGAGATCTGGCTCTGGAAGACAGAGAAGAACTCTGTTCTTTGACAGAAGCAGTTCCGCTTGTAAAACATGCTACGCAATCCAAGTTACCTTATGAGGCTGTTTTCCAGCTGAATTCTCTTGTTCATACCCAGAAAATAAGTCTTGCTTCGGTGGATGATGAATTGATTGACTTGTTAGCAGACTTAGATGAAGAAACTAGAGCTGTGGTTTTTCAGAAATTGCACAAGATGAGCTTCACTTGTTATGAGCCTCTCAAATTTGTCAAGACTCAATTGCATGTGCTGAGTAACAAGAAAAAAGGTCTGCTGCAATCGCCGCAGAATAGGCTGACAGATAGTAATATTATGAGCTGTCATAGAGCCTTGATTACCCCGACAAAGATTTATTGCCTTGGTCCCGAGCTTGAAACCTCAAATCATGTGGTAAAGCACTTTGCTTCACTTGCATCAGACTTCATGAGGATTACCTTTGTTGAAGAGAATTGGAATAAGCTTCCAACTAATGCAGTATCAACTGGTGTGCAAAAGGGAATCTTTTCAAAGCCTTTGAAAACTGAAATATATAAGCGGATATTGACTATTCTTCGAGATGGGATCGTAATTGGCTCAAAGAGATTTGAGTTCCTGGCCTTCTCTGCTAGTCAGCTGCGATCAAATTCTGTTTGGTTATTTGCTTCTAATGACAATCTGAAAGCAGCAGATATCAGAGAATGGATGGGATGCTTCAACAATATTCGCAGTGTTTCTAAATGTGCAGCGAGGATGGGTCAGTTGTTCAGTTCTTCCATGCAAACTTTTGAAGTGGCCTCTGAAGATGTGGAGATGATTCCAGATATTGAAGTTACTTCTGATGGTGTAAGCTACTGTTTCTCAGATGGTATTGGAAAAATTTCCCAATGTTTTGCTAGGCAAGTTGCTCAAAAGCTAAACTTGGATCATACTCCATCAGCATTTCAAATTCGGTATGGAGGATTTAAAGGTGTCATTGCCATTGATCGCCATTCCTTTAGGAAGTTATCATTGCGTAGCAGCATGCTTAAGTTTGAATCCAATAATAGGATGCTTTGTGTCACTAAATGGAGTGAGTCAATGCCTTGCTTTCTCAATCGAGAGATTATATCCCTGTTGACTACGTTAGGAGTAAAAGATGAGGTACTTTTGGCAATGCAACAGGACCAATTGGATTTGTTAGGAAGGATGTTGACTGATAGTAAAGCAGCTTTGGATGTTTTGGAAAGTTTAAACGGAGCTGATTCAAAGAGCATTCTAGTGAAGATGTTGCATGAATTTAATGAGCCAAACAGTGAGCCTTACCTATCGATGATGCTTAAGGCTTATTATGCATACCAATTATCTGACTTGAAAAGTAGATGCCGAATATTTGTTCCCAAGGGTCGGGTCTTGGTAGGTTGCTTGGATGAAACTGGTCTTTTGAATTATGGCCAAGTATTTGTCCGCATAACCGTGGCAAAAACTAGGGAAAATTTTGGAGATGAAAACCTAAGGAAAGTGGATGGGGATGATAGCACACGTATAATAGTGGGAAAGGTGGTGGTCACAAAAAATCCTTGTCTTCACCCAGGAGACATCAGAGTCCTTGATGCTATCTACAGTAAAGAATTAGAGGAAAACGGTTTGAGGGATTGCCTTGTATTTCCACAAAAAGGACATAG GCCTCATCCAAATGAATGCTCTGGAGGTGATCTTGATGGAGATTTGTTTTTCTTAAGTTGGGACAAAGATCTAATCCCATGTCAAACTGAGGCTCCAATGGACTATACAGGAAGGAGGCCTCGTATAATGGACCATAAGGTGACCCTAGAG GAAATCCAACAATTCTTTGTTGATTACATGATCAATGATACTTTGGGTGCTATCTCTACTGCACATCTCGTTCATGCTGACCGTGAACAAGATAAGGCCAAGAGTAGAAAATGTCTGGAATTGGCAGAGCTTCATTCCATGGCTGTTGACTTTGCAAAGACTGGAGCACCTGCTGCAATGCCTAGAGTTCTGAAACCAAGAGAGTTTCCAGATTTCATGGAGAGAGTTGACAAGCCTATGTACATCTCCAAGGGGGTACTGGGAAAACTTTATCATGCCATAATTGAGTCACAAATGCAAATAAGATATAGCTTTGTGTGGTCAGAGAAGCATGCTGAAGAAGCATATGATCGTAGCCTTGAAGTGAATGGTTTTGAGGCCTTCCTTGAGACAGCATCAACTCACAAAGAAATGTATGCAGAGAAGATGAGCAGTTTAATGGACTTTTATGGTGCAGAGACCGAGGATGAAATGCTACTTGGTAACGTGCAAAACCGTGCTTCATATTTGCAGCGCGATAACAGGAGATATGGTGATATGAAGGATCGGATTCTGCTCTCAGTGAAGAATCTTCAGCGTGAAGCTAAAGAATGGTTTGAAACTAGTTGCCAACCGCGTGAATATAAGCCTATGGCATCTGCATGGTATCATGTGACCTATCACCGCAGCCATTATTGCCAGGAAAGCCCATGTTTTCTAAGCTTTCCATGGATAGTTGGCGACATTTTGCTGCAAATAAGGTCTGTGAACTCCTTTGTTAACAGATGA
- the LOC114392166 gene encoding uncharacterized protein LOC114392166 gives MSIELDSESIPTPTAQAQDRSNSRCALLFSYSCLGPRRRSSWWERVRSHSHSTPASTGDRWWSRGLRALKKLREWSEIVAGPKWKTFIRRFNRNRPNKRIPTYQYDPFSYALNFDEGPNGDFNDDDDAALRNFSTRYAAANNVKSLSPKARDTDDAVLVLIRNENEEPPCQKS, from the exons ATGTCCATCGAGCTAGATTCTGAATCCATTCCCACACCCACGGCCCAAGCCCAAGACCGATCCAACTCCCGCTGCGCACTGCTATTTTCCTACAGCTGCCTCGGCCCACGGCGTCGTTCCTCATGGTGGGAGCGTGTCCGCTCCCACTCCCACTCCACTCCAGCCTCAACCGGTGACCGGTGGTGGTCGCGTGGGCTCAGGGCGCTGAAGAAGCTTCGCGAGTGGTCGGAGATCGTAGCGGGGCCCAAGTGGAAGACCTTCATCCGTAGGTTCAACCGCAACCGCCCCAACAAACGCATACCCACATACCAGTATGACCCCTTCAGTTACGCCCTCAACTTTGACGAGGGGCCTAATGGGGATTTCAACGACGACGACGATGCAGCGCTTCGTAATTTCTCCACGCGCTACGCTGCCGCGAACAACGTGAAATCGCTTTCCCCCAAGGCACGTGACACCGACGACGCTGTTTTGGT ATTGATAAGAAATGAAAACGAGGAGCCTCCCTGCCAAAAGAGTTAG
- the LOC114391894 gene encoding protein NUCLEAR FUSION DEFECTIVE 2: protein MRSSSIRSFTIFTLFLIAILPHGHATTPTSKLRLKPLSSPFSTALETLQKQLGYTFKSIDLLRRAMTHASFSEENNKAFAILGASVIETSVSFHLLSRDVDLSSKELNRRLSQITNVDSSCAVDGTRLGLHKVVRVSPKTNSSAPAVVCGAFRAIFGAVAIDTGKSDDAGNVFWNLHGGGDLGVAVAL, encoded by the exons ATGCGATCCTCAAGCATTCGCAGCTTCACCATCTTCACCCTCTTTCTCATTGCGATCCTCCCCCAC GGACACGCAACAACTCCAACCTCCAAACTTCGCCTCAAAccactctcttctcccttttcaactGCCCTCGAAACCCTCCAGAAACAACTCGG GTACACCTTCAAGAGCATCGATCTTCTTCGTCGCGCCATGACACACGCTTCCTTCTCCGAAGAAAACAACAAAGCTTTCGCCATTCTCGGCGCCAGCGTCATCGAAACCTCCGTCTCTTTCCATCTGCTCTCCAGAGACGTTGATCTTTCTTCCAAAGAGCTGAACCGTCGATTGTCCCAAATCACCAACGTCGATTCCTCCTGCGCCGTCGACGGAACGCGATTAGGGTTGCACAAGGTGGTTCGCGTCTCGCCCAAGACAAATTCCTCCGCCCCCGCCGTCGTTTGCGGCGCCTTCCGAGCAATCTTTGGCGCTGTTGCTATTGACAccggcaagtccgatgacgcAGGCAACGTTTTCTGGAACCTTCATGGCGGTGGTGACCTAGGAGTTGCCGTGGCTCTTTGA